The DNA sequence GAAACCGAAGCCACGGCCCTTGCGGGGCTCACCGCGAGCCTGGAGCTTCTTGACCATGAAACGGGGAATGGGGCGGAGGGCGATCTTGGCCTGAGTGGGAGAGTAGTCCTTGAAGATCTCGAGAAGCTACACATGTCAGTAATGCACTACACTACAGTCCAAAACACAGTCCAAAACATACCCTATCCTCCTTCAGGTCGTATGGCAGGTTGGCAACCATGACCTTGGTCTTGGAAGGAACGCCATCCTCGGGAGGACCGCGCTGCTTGCGTTCACGGGGCTCACGGGGAGCGGCGGACTTGTCGGCACCCTTCTTTGCGGTAAGCGCTTCGTTCGTAGTCTCGGTTAGGGGAGCAACTTGGCCGGGTACATTTGTAGGAGTAGAGTCGGCAGGGGCCTCGTTGGAGAGCTCGACCTGTTCAGCGCCCTCGGCATCGGCCTTCTTGGACATTCTTGTCAGCGATGCTTCACAATAGAATGCAGGTTACTTACAGCACGTCCACCTCGGCCAGCGCGGCCACCACGACCACGGCCGCGACCACGTCCACGAGTAGAGGTGCGGCGGCGGGCCTCGCCAGTGTTGCCCTCGGCACCGCTACCGGCACCCTCAGCATGGGCCTCGGGAGTGCGGGCAAGCTGGATGGAGACCTTGCGGTCAAGAATGGCCTTGCCGTTGAGCTCAGCAATAGCACGCTCAGCCTCGGACGGGGTCGACAGAGCCACAAAGGCGTAGCCGACGGGGCGCGAGGTGCGTGGGTTAGTGGGGATGGTCGTGGACTCGCTGTGCAACGTGTTAGCTTAGTGCGTCATGCCAATTCAGGGTCCATACACCAGGTAGTCCTTGAAGAAGTCCTTCAACTCCCCCTCGGTGGTCGCATACGCGAGGTTTCCAATGTAAAGTCGCCTGCCCTCAGCGGCGCTCGCACGCACAGCCTCGTCCTCGGCTGCGGTGGGCTGTTGAGCGGCCGTGCTCTCCGTCGTGGTGGCAGGAGCGGCGTCGTTGAGGGAGGTGGTGGCCATCTGGGCGGTTACACTGTCGACAGGTGCGGACATGATTGCTGAAGTTTTTTTGGTTGACGAACACGGGATTGGAATCGGCGTGTAGTAAAGTTGAGGAAACTTGGAGTCCTGGTTTGACCGGTAAAGGTAACCTTGAACAGCAGTGGATTATTGAGTGGTTGATGGGATTGTCGAACCGCCTGTTGGTGGAACTGTTGACGAGGGGGGTGTGGAGTGGGTAGCTACGAGCCCGGGGAAGGTTGAGAGAGGTGTGGATTGATGGGGTGCGTTGTTTGTCTCTGTGGTTGACTTGAAGGGGGGAATGGAAGGGAGCGGGCTGGATTATTTTGAAGAACGCAGCCATGGAGCTTGACCACTTTGGGAAACGGAAGCGGCCCCTGCGCAGCTCCACCTCAGCCTTCACTGTGCACGATAGGGGAAACGGCGACTAGTGCAGAGTGCATCGACAAACAAGGCTGCAACGGCCGGCTTGGCTCGCAAAGTGATCAGAGCCCTGCCTTGTCGCTGCGACGACGCGACGACTGACGGTTGGAATGCTCTGCTTACCTAAGCCAGTCTGCAAGCGAGGCGACGCCACAGCTATGGGGAGAACGCCACACCAGACGTCGAGTCGCCCCACGGCGCTAACAGGAGAGACCCGCCTGCCGTTGACGTGTCCGCTAGTGCACCGCTTCTTCATGCGACGGGTCCGGGGGGCCTGCCGCTCAAATTTCCCTTCTCGCCTTGCAGCTAGCCTCACCAAGTGTACTGCTGAGTTGGCCATGTCGAGTTCACACCGCGCCCTAGTTGTCTATGGCTCCGAGACGGGCAATGCGCAAGATGTGGCTGAGGAAATGGGGAGGGTTGCAGAACGCCTGCGATTCGAGACGGAGGTTGCTGAGTTAAATGCCATCAGTCTTGTATGTTAGTGGCCGTGCTGTGTTGGCGACGATGGTTGACCTCTGGTAGAAACAACTGCTGCAATATCACGTGGTTCTCATATCCATATCGACCACTGGCCAGGGAGATCTCCCACCAAACAGTCAAAAGTTTTGGAAGGCAATCCGAAGTGCTCGTCTGCGGCCGGGATGTCTGCAGCAGATGCGGTTTGCGTCGTTTGGTCTTGGTGATACTTCGTACCCAAAGTACAACTGGGCGCACCGTAAGCTCTACAACCGCCTGGTCCAGCTCGGTGCCCAGCCGATATGCGATCGTGGGGAATCTGACGAACAGCACCCAGAAGGGTATGTCATTATCAAATACTACT is a window from the Pyrenophora tritici-repentis strain M4 chromosome 7, whole genome shotgun sequence genome containing:
- a CDS encoding RRM-1 domain containing protein, giving the protein MSAPVDSVTAQMATTSLNDAAPATTTESTAAQQPTAAEDEAVRASAAEGRRLYIGNLAYATTEGELKDFFKDYLVYGP